The Acropora palmata chromosome 3, jaAcrPala1.3, whole genome shotgun sequence nucleotide sequence GATTGTCGGAGTCGGAAGCAGAAGCGCaagaataaaccaatcacagtgctagTCCTCAGGTCCTCCGAGTACAATTcgacaaacaacatggcgCTAATTCGACAAACAACATTGGCTTATTCTTCCGCTTCCGCTTCAGACTCCGACAATGCAGTTTTCACGAGATCGTAAGCGACGGAGTCATAAGCGGAATCAGTGTTCTGCTTCCGACTCCGTCGGTTTGATTTTCACTAGATCGTATCGCTCTAGGCTTCTGATTACGACTCCGACTACGACTCCGTCGCCAgtgaaaaccagcctttagaggtaaacgtagacttcatcggcaggtcgttttttgaaaacgtcccaaacagttgcttgataatattttattttcaacattttatacaggtctgtttttactttttagggaaaaaactgggggggcacgggcccccccggtccctccccttgctacggcactggctttttaaaattaaagatatccttttaaaattaaagatattgCATAGGTATTAGCAATTCATTtacttcatgttttttttggcaCCCATGCAGTCGTCGTTTTAAAACACCTGCTGCAAAGTAAGAAACCAATGACGATTTCCTTTTAGCACTCATTATTTCTCAGCCAAAATCGGTATACTCAGTGTTGAGGATTGCGAGTCACGACAACCTCTCCAATTTCCCAATTGATCAAGCTGAGGCAAAGATAAGAATGCAGAAGGTGCGAAACTATGTTGATTTCTTGTTCAAGCTCAACTTGACCGGTTGTCAAAGGTAGCTGTGGTCCATAAACTTATAGCTTAGAAATCAAAATTactcagtttctttttaagtacATTTTCGTGTAATATCACCGGTAGCGCTTGAAGTAACTGGGCGCGCGGATTTTCAATTTCCAACTCATTGAATGTTAAATCCATGGGAAGATCATTAAGTACTAATTCATTCAACGTGGACCATTTTGTGCAAAGTATGATAAATCGTTAAGGAGACTTTGTCGAGTGCTGGAACAAACTGGTGTAATTGCAGACGAGGTATGATCTGACAACCTGATATAATTGTTTTCCAAACATAATAATCATGATTTCAGATATGCGTATTTTCTAATaaagtcaaaacaaaatattatgaGCGTAATCAAAGCTGCTTATTTGCAAACTACTCCGTCACGAATTCAATTTTTAGAGATCAAGGAGAGAGATAAATTGCATTTCTTTATACTATTTACAAAGCCGTAGCCGATgatataaaatgttaaaattagTCTTGACTCTTGCCTAGTTACCCTTGAGTACGTATGGATAATGGTGAAATTCGCCTTCCACTGTCAAATATTCAAATCAGTTGTCgcattaattttgattcaGTAGTGAATCAAATTGACAATGATCTTATGTCACCTCCTGCATATGATCAAAACACACTGTCTTCTAAAGCTGAATCCATCACCATCTTCGGCACAGAGCGACCTCAGTTCTTTTAACTAATTCCTGGATGTGGGCAGGAATTTCCAGTTTATTCAGTGGCTTTTGAACTCGTGCCTGGGAGAAAGAAAATCGTAGGCCAAGAAGGACAGAATTCGATTCAAAGCCACGgagtatttaacaattattcctcgagctcgaatgggctatgagtcaatagcccatgaggccgaaggccgaaggccgaaggggctattgattcagaggctatgagggcgagaggaataattgttttagtaaaatacaactagttggtcaaaaaaatatcgagactaaacgtCTTTTCgcaagctagacatcaatcctttttttaccgccaaaagattacaaatatggcgggcgcttttcgctactagtgggctataacatatagcctactagtagctcaaccaatcagaacgcagcattgatgatagaccactagttggattttactagtCAACGATATCCTCCACACAGAGAACCAGATCGTCACAGTGTCAATCAGGTTTGTCCAATAAGTTGCTTTCTTTTAACTTCAGGTGAAAGACTCAATTCAATTACAGACAGCTTATTATTTGAAGGTAAGAGATACGTTTGTCATTTCCTTTTGTAAAGCAAGACccgaaagaaataaaacacaacGCAAAATTATTTGGTGGATTAACATACAGCGATAGTGCAGCCCATTTCCCAAATTCCTCTTAGTACGTCTCGCGACCTTGGAAAAGTCTCGACTGTCGCTGGCCAAGTTTGGGATCTCTGTCTTGATGGAATACGATTAGTTTTTGTGAACATGACGTTTCACAGCTGAAGCAGAAAGCGTCACAAGCTTTTAGGTTTAATACCTATCGTTGAAAAATGTACAGGCTGtactattttttaaatttttaaattttctattACTTGTATTTATGTAGCAGTTCATAATATATGTGTACAGTGTGACCTACCATAGTACAGTATTGCAgaatatatttgttttcaagcaTGGTTCAGTGAACTACCAGTTTTCGTTCGTTCGCATCTACTAACATTAGAAGCTCTAACCTTCCACCTCTTTGTCAAGAGTAAAGGCAAACGCACGGATGCACCAGAGCGACCAGAGAGCATAATTGCGAGATTTAGGACATCGGATTTTCTCACTAGTTTCTGGTTGCCACGTTTTAGTCTTTGGCGGTTTTCTTGCAGGTCCGCCGAAAATTGGTGATAAGCATGTCAGTGTTCGTGTTACCGAGCTTATGTATCTCACACGCAATGGCCATTGTTGCAAATCAAAGCGAAGAAAGATCACAAGCACGAACTGCCCTCCTGGACCATGCTTACAGATCCTTCTTCTCTGATAACTATCCCAGCTGCCTTTTTGCATGCCTGAAAGAGATTCCGTGCAAGAGCCTTAACGTCTGGTGGGAAAACTTCACTTGCGATTTAAACACAAAAGACAAATATTCAGCacatccaattttttttaaatatgatGTCTTATCTACGCATATGGGTTTGATGCGAGAGCCTGCAGGTACTGTGCGCAATCatgttttcagtttacagctgttttcattaattttgccgTGGCAAACTGACcaaagtaatttttcacttcaagCGACATCAACGAGCAAATTTACACTTGAAACTGATTATGTGTTAATCGTGATGTGGTCTGGGTCACACACGAAGTGGCAAGAGTGAATAGGGAGAGGCCTCAAACGGTAATAAGTGCTATCTAACACAGCTATGTCAATTCAGTGAATAACAGATCTAGAACTCCATTGGTTTTTGATGGCCGATGACAGGAACCCATTATCGAATGGGTTCCTACCGGTTGAAAAAACCAAGTTCATGATGCAGCCTTCGCCCAATCGTAATCTGTTTTGAGGTATCGTACAGGAAATTTTTCATTGTACCCATTTAATGAGCTTTGGAGAGAGCGTCAAGTATTTTACTCTCGACTATGCAAGAAgtaatgcaaaatttaaaactcGCTCTTTCAAAGTATGAGCGAACGCAAATCGGCTTTACAGTAAGTATCCCAGAAAGTACAATTTACAAGACTATAAGTCTTCAATTAAGCTATGACTCTCGCAGTTATAAGTCTTGTAAGAAACTATTGGTATATGCACACAGCGGAGTAAACTCgcacaagtaaatttataatttacaGCGTGTGATATTTACTTGACCCTAGGCGGACATTTCTCCGAGGAATATGGTAGGAGTTCAGTTCTGAgaaaactgcgcatgcgcaaataaaattccaaggcaacagtacctctggacgtggtgccagagcgtcgtaccgaacgatgctccccgagatttcggcccggaggtcgcttttgtgagctaaggttcagataccagtcgtcaccgacaggcagggagggagagataagtcagcccctagaccatatgagacaaatccctttcatccactcaactcgTCTTATAGCTAGTGGCAATTTCTTTATATATAACACAGCGTTCTAGtaatttcctccatgtggtacagCATATTTGACTATTGCACCTGCGCTCCTGCAAAAACCCTCATTTAAGGTTCAGAACCATTATTCAAGTAATGTTTTGTTCCGTAGGGTACGTGCTGGTGTCTATTGGCATAAAATAGGTGGTATTTACACTTTTCCGTGAATGTGTCTTCGTTCAACATGTAGTGTTGAAGAAAGTTGTGCCTGGAATAATTGGAGGGACATGTGCGATCAATTatagagattgaaaagaaaaaaatacattagATCCGTTTGATGATCACATGGCTGCCGTCCATGGAAAGCATATTTCAGTTACGCTTAACTATTCGAGGGAACTTGAAGGCGTCGACACCGTGTTGTAAAGGCATGCTAgggaaatttcacaaatttctgTTGTAAACAAATGTAGAAGTGCATCTCCCTTTGCCGCCACGTACTGAAAAGCAGTGTTGAAGGAAGTGTTGAAGGAAGAGCGAACATTGCCCAAATCCCAACAAAACAGTGGAAAAAAAGTCATGGGTTTTCTGACAAAAGAGTGGCAATTTAATTGGATTAAATCACTTATGGAAGTGAGAAATAATGCTTAGAGTACATTGATAATTTGCCTCCCCTTCCCTACGTGTTGTGCAGCTTTTGAATCATGCAGGTAGGGGATTGTTTTTATCTGCCACAGGTGTGAAGCCACCGAAGACGCCTTATCAATCCTGCAAAGATGTGGACAGTTCATTGGGCGATGGAAATTATGCTATTGATCCAGATTTAACTGGAAATATATTCACTGCCTACTGTGATATGACGACCGATGGAGGTGAGAGAACGACGAGATTGACGAGAAGATAAACagataaaactgaaaaaaaaaaaaaaagcttcagATACAATTTATAACCGCTGAAATTTCTTAACTTATTAATTCAAATTGTTATAAGGTAAATTACGTTactcaccccccccccctgccCAATCTAACGAAGAGTTAATGGTTGTAGATGCATGTTTAGTTTACAACTAAGTAGATGATaacaaaatggtttgaacccaggagtaacataccttgattgaaaatgatcatctgggtgactgaaGTCTTGAGAAGACAATTGATGGCCACTGTCGTTTCGCCAACCTATGGGGAAGCCATCCTCAGAGTCAAGATGAGTCAAAACGCTGAaaatggcttccgcacaggttgtcgaaacgtcagtcgacAGTAACAGTCCTTATAAGAGCTCCAATCACCCAGGTAATCATATTAATAATCAATTAAGGTAAGTAGAATATGCTATTTTGGTTCAGTTGATAGCTGGAAAAGAACTTGTCCATTTCCTTCTTCAGGTTAGTGGTCTATTGTAAAAGGAAACAATATCACAGGCGAGGATTCTCATAGAATTAatcctttccaccctaaggggttccccattgacgagtaaaatcgtctggcgttaggcagagtaaaatctataagtgccattttacactcataggaggaaaagggttaagagCGCAGGCGAGCCTTGCAATTGTGGAAAGAGAAAATGATGGGGcttcattaatatttgtttcacttttacAACCCATAAGGTTTTCTATTGGAAACACTAGTTCAAACTTCATCAGATTCTGTTGGCATCGTTTTCACGTGATGTCAGTCTTTAACACAGTTTCTAGTGAATCACATCTCGTCTAtagatttcagtttttataGAGCACACTAGGAAATGAATTCGAGGGTCAATATGCACAAATTGCAACCCCTAATATAACTGCACCTTGTCTACTTACTTCCGTATGTGCCCACGTAAACAAAAACTGtgaacatttttgtttaaatctACAACATTGGATTCTGtctaaatataaaaaaaacaatgtttttctttaggTGGTTGGACATTGATTTTTCGCACAGTATTGGAGACCTCTGATAAAGTCAATTCATTCACACAGACTTATGGCTACAGCAAAATGTTCGAATATAAGAATTATCAGCTTATAAATCTCCCTACAATATACCAGCTGAGGCAAAACATCAGTTTCAAGCAACTAAGATTCTACTGTCACAAGAAACGCGTTGGAAGAACCTTGCACATCATGACAAGACTCAATGCCAAGGGGGAGATGGTGGTGAGATACTTTAGCAATTCAACAGATAGGCCAATAGCCTGCGGATCCTTTGTTAATCTACCTGACGATACTTCCATTGTTTCCCAACACTGCAACTCTTGGTCCGTACACGGAGATGGCAATTGGGGAAGTAAGCAATATAATGGAAACTGGCGTATTCAGAACGAACCTATTTATGTTGACGTTGGATCCAAACACACCATGCAAATTGTCCCCAAAAGTTTTCGTTcttactgtgatgatcacTGGGATGACAACGTACAGCACTCTGCAGGGGATTCCTGGTTTATTTTTGTGCGCTGATTTTGATCGATATTCCCAAAATTTATTAACTTTATGCATCGGACTCTTCTTCCGGTCAGATGGTTGTCCTATGTACACGAATATAGTCCAGTTGTGCACCTGGCTGATCGACCGGATTACCGGACCAGTCTAAAGGTGAAGACAGAAAGAAGGCCTACGTGACATGTAGATTCCAGAATAGTCTAGTAGACTCACCGGAAATCTATCGGTGAGAaacgttaaaaaaaacattcccGGCATCCTCAAAGGGAGCGTGAAAATATCGTCCTCAGAGTTCACTAGATCAATTGGTCACTAATAGATACGAGAAGAGTGTAGTGGAATCACCGAAACAAGGAGGCCTATGAAAGACCGCCTTTTCACTATTAAACACAGACGCCAACTGGACAAAACTGGACTAACCCTAACCAAAACTggcctaaccctaaccctaactccAACACTCCAACACTCCGGTTATCTAAGCCCACTTCAGTGGCAGAGCATTTCAGTCTTGTCTTTACCCCACAACATTGCTAACGACATGGAATTCAGTTAACTCAAatcgaaaaaatattttcaagtaaAAACTCTATCTGAAGGGCCAGGGAAGTTCTTTTAATCTCAACAGCTAGAATAATTGAGCCCAACAGCGTCAATCTGCAAGAAGAATCTTCTTAAATTTAGAGCAACGTGtttttacaacattttttacaattaaaatgttcaaattaTTCACTATCATAGTTATTTAATTAATATGGTTAACTATATCTTTGTTAAGTACTTATCCTAACACTATCACATTTTAAACCGGTTTTCGGTACTAAACGGATGGCCATCTGTAGTTCTAGatataaataaatagagaAGAATCAATGTAAACTCTGATTgaacctgaagaaggctgttTTGGACAGCCGAAGTACAGTCCTTAAATTTACGTTAACTTACTGTTGTATCCGTTCGTgttgtaaaaaaatttcactccGTACTTCAACAAACCCATTAGATCACTTGTTTGATCCCACATGCGCCAGCGGGATTATTGTCAACGGTTGTTTGCTGAATCTTCGAATTTTTAGCGAAAGTCTACTCGTGTGAGACTAAGAAAAAACACCGTGCATGATCAAGGGACCGTAACAACATCGTCCTTTCAGGGTTAGAAGCtaacttttgaaagcaatCGCTAAGCGGGCGAGTGACGAGCAGATTGTACACAATTACCCCCCCCTGCCCTTCCAATCAAG carries:
- the LOC141875475 gene encoding uncharacterized protein LOC141875475 is translated as MSVFVLPSLCISHAMAIVANQSEERSQARTALLDHAYRSFFSDNYPSCLFACLKEIPCKSLNVWWENFTCDLNTKDKYSAHPIFFKYDVLSTHMGLMREPAGTVRNHVFSLQLFSLILPWQTDQTPSLRVVQLLNHAGRGLFLSATGVKPPKTPYQSCKDVDSSLGDGNYAIDPDLTGNIFTAYCDMTTDGGGWTLIFRTVLETSDKVNSFTQTYGYSKMFEYKNYQLINLPTIYQLRQNISFKQLRFYCHKKRVGRTLHIMTRLNAKGEMVVRYFSNSTDRPIACGSFVNLPDDTSIVSQHCNSWSVHGDGNWGSKQYNGNWRIQNEPIYVDVGSKHTMQIVPKSFRSYCDDHWDDNVQHSAGDSWFIFVR